From the Callithrix jacchus isolate 240 chromosome 22, calJac240_pri, whole genome shotgun sequence genome, the window ggtgcagtggctcactcctgtaatcccaacactttgggaggccgaggcaagcagatcacctgaggtcggcagtttgagaccagcctagtcaacatagtgaaaccctgtctctactaaaaataaaaaattagccgggcgtggtggtgcatgcctgtaatcgcagctacttgggaggctgaggcatgatactcacttgaacccgggaggtggaggtggtggtgagccaagatcgcaccattgcactccagcctgggcaaaaagagtgaaactcttgtctcaaaaaaaaaaaaaaaaaaaaaaagttttagttcCAGAGAAACTTAGGCTTGGAAGTTCCCTGCTTTGGAGCTGAAGTCCCCCAAGCCTGTTCGAATTGTGTGCAGGCCAAAAGCCCATAGGCATGGAGCAGGCAAGGGCACTCTCCTGTGTTTTTCCTCTGAACTTCAGTGCCcccaccctcccaagactgactTTCTGGTTTTGCTTATTTTCAGAATGCAGGCAGCTTCGGGTAGGGAGCCTGCAGCTAAAGGATTAGACGTTTTACTTTGTATGGGTGAGCGCGCCTGGGGTTTGGGAGGGATAAATTGCCAAGGTCACACACTGCCTGTCGGGGTCACACGTAGGCATCTGTTGAGCCCCACCTCTCTCACCAATCCTTTCTCTCCACCCAGATTCCTACCCTGGGACAAAAATGGATATGGCCGGAGTTGGTTTTCAGGTTTTTATTGTGGGTGTATTTCTGGCAGCAAGACGGGAGCGGTGGGGCAGGAAGGCCGGGAGAGACTGGCGGAAAAGGACTGGGAACACGGGGATTTCGTTACTCTCGGATCTTCAGCTCCCGCGCCATCTGGCAGAGCGCGCAGGGCAGACAAAAGGTGAGGGCCGCCCAGTCGTGTCCGACAGAGCCCTAGAGGGTGGGAGAGAGCGGTCAGGAGCCCTGCCGTGGGTACCTGGAGGCCAGTCCCCAGCCCCCTGCTCCCGCGGGTCCCCGGCCCGGCGCGCACCTGGATGTGATAGCGCTCGCGCATGCCGGTGCGGATGGAGTGCAGGCCTCCGGGCAGGTAGGGCGCGCAGCAGCACTCGCCGAAGTCGTCGGAGATGCGGCAGGCGAGGCACAGAGGAGCGAAAGTGCCGCACAGACCTAAGCCGGGCGCTGGCGGTCAGGGGCGGGGCCAGCCGGGGTCTCCCGACGGCTCCGCCCCGGGGAGGGGCGCGGCTGACTTGCGGCGGAGGGAAGTTGAGGGTCTCAGAGGGAGCTCAGGGTTGGGGGAAGCAAAGGAGAGAGCCCAGAGGGAATTAGAGGGCCGAGGAGAGGGTGTCTTAGAGATTGGAAGatagggtttttcttttcttcttctttttttaagaaattgaagccttgctatcgcccaggctggagtgcagtggtgtgatcacggctcactgcagcctcgacgtgctgggctcaagcaattatcccgccacagcctcccgagtagctgggactactggtgtgtgccaccatcccaggctaattttattttttatttttgcagagatgagggtctcatgttgcccaggctggtctcaagcccctggcctcaagagatcctcctgtctcggcctcccaaagtgctgggattacaggcatgagccaccgcgctgggccgGGAGTTAAGGTTTGAAGAGGGAGTTGGGGGTAACAGGGAGGAAAGCTGAGCATGTAAGGGGGAGGTTGAGGGCCCCAGAAGTTGGGTATTGGAAGGCGTGAGATCAGTAATCTAAGGAGTGCTGGGGGTCTGAAGAAAGGGTGAGCGTTACAGAGTGGGAATTCCGAGTCCAAGGAATGGAGGTGGGAGTGAGGTTAGCAGGAGGGGGGAGGTAAGTTTTTCTCTCCCGCTTcccccaggccccgccccccgGGCCCTGGAGAGGGAGCAGGCAGGCACTCACAGACAGGCATGTCGTTGCAGCAGTCCGTGAGACCTGTGTGCCAGTCACTGAGCTGGGTCTGGTAGCAGCTGGTGGTGGCGCACTGGGGTTGGCTGGTCACAGGGTAGGACATGGCTGCAGAGGTGGGAGGGGGGTCAGCTGGCAGCCTGGCAGCCTTGCAGCACCTCCTAGGTCCCGGAACTCTCCTGTCACCCTTCCCTCTGCCGGGCAGTCTGGGCGGGGCCACCAGGCCGCCCACTGAAGGACACGAATGTGCCTCCCCCTTCCCTTTTGCCACATCTGGGCACCAGCAGCCCCAGTCTGTCCCTGTTGATGCTGGCTCCTGCACGTCTGGttaggctgggggtggggggctcctGCACATCTGAGGAAGGGTGGGAACCACATCTGGGCGGGGCCTGGCAGTGCCGCCTTCTCCTCCACGTCTGGGCCTGGGTTCTGGGTTGCAGCATTTCTGGGACCTCTGGGGTGGAAGCCAGCGCCGTCTGTCTTCGAAGCAAGGGTGCCCAGGGGAGGGAGGCGGCCAGGTTCCAGTACTGAGAGGGTTGCCGGTCCACCCAGCGATCCCACCTTTGCCTTTCACGTTGTCGTGCATCTCAAACTGCATCTTGCTGGCCCTGAGGAGGTGGCGTTGGGGATGGCAGAAGTGGCCGCGGCGACAGTGGCGGAGTCTGTCCAAGGGATGCTGGATACTGGGGAGGCAGGGGGGCAAGGGACTGGGGTTCTGGGGACTGGGTTCTCAGGGGGAGGGGAGCTGAGGAGAAAGAGGCCAAGTCGGCCTGCTGGCCAGGAGAGACATGGAATAGGGGATGGATAGGGTGGGGGCGAGAAACTCGCCCCTCTTTTTCCAGCTGCCCGACAGATCCCAGAGGACCCTCCCCATACCCGAGATAGAGCTTGAGAGAGACCAAGAAATGAAGATGGACAGAGTCAGAGACACGGGGAGAAAGACCAGAGCCAGGTGCCCATAGAGCTGCCACCAGTCATGCCCACATATGCCCAGCATTTCGACTCCTCCAAAAGCTCATCTCACAGGtgaacactgaggctcagagatgaggAGGAGTGCCCCACATCTGATGGCCCAGGCCAAGGGGGTTCGCAGAGGAGATGCTAGGCCCCAGGACTTCCAAATTCAGCCCAGCCCACCACAGTTAAGGAGGGATTCTGGGACATTGGGAAGGACAGAGATGTCCTGAGAGACAGACAGTCAGAGCTAGGGAGACACAGATATGAGTGGGATCAAGAGGAGGGAGACCAGAGCAGAGGCACCCAACTTCAAAGAAGAGGGCTCTGGAGGGGCTGCTCCTACCTGCGGATTGTGATGGCAGTGATGGAGACAGACGTGTGGAGACGCGGGCACTGACTTCTTCTCAGCCCAGAGCCACTTATATGGGCGGCCAGGCAGCCCTGGGCGGGGCTCTAACTGAGATGCTCACGGAGCCCAGCCCGTCAGGTCAGGTCGACCCTCTCCCTGCACTGGGATTTCCTCCCTCTTCACTTCCTTCCCTCCActtcccctcctgcctcagctcccaggattgaggggagagaaggtgggggaggtgggggggcacAGCGGGGTCAATGTGCAGAGAccaaaagagagggagagacagaaacagtGTGAGAAGGGCAGGCAGGGAAGTCCCTCTagacagaagggagagagagaaggagattcAGAGAGGTGGAAAGATGCTAATAAACAGAGGGATGCAAACAtgtgagaagaaataaaagaggggAGATGggtgaggtgtggtggctgacacctgtaatctcaatgctctggaaggctgagcagggaggatcgcttgagcccaggagttggagaccagcttaggctcaagggagaccccatctctacgaaaaacacaaataaaattaactgggcatggtggcatgcacctgtagtcccagctacttgagaggctgaggctggggcaggaggatcgcttgagtccagaaggttgaggctgcagtgagctgtgttctcgacactgcactccagccttggtgacagaagaAAAGGGGAGCTGGGAGACAGAAGAGAGATGGAGATGGAAAAGTGGAGGGGCAGGTCGGGGGGGGGGGATCACTGAACAGGCTTAGAGGGCAGGGAAATGGTGAGAGGTGctaggtggggagagagaaaggcGGGGTGGCATGGGAGAGAGTGCTGTGTGGGACTCTCCTTTCAGGGTCTCTCTCATCTCTTTCAGTGATGTCCCTATTTTCCTGGGAAAGGGGGCAATGTCCTCCCCATTCAAGCCAGAAGACACATGGGGGGCAGTGTGTTTTGAGGGATGACTCATGTAAGAACCAAAGTAAATAAACATACCTCACCCCAGCTCCAAATtgggcagggaggaggctgcAAACTGAAAAGCCACAGTTCCTGAAGGACGTGACGTGACCCAGGACTCCTGGGTCCTGATGGAGCAAAGGACTGGGGGCTTGGAGCCCTGGGTCTGAgggtggaggggctggggcccCGGACTCCTGCATCTCATGAGGCCAGGCTGCACACCCCTCAGTGGGATAGGGGTCCTAGGATTCCACACAGCTGGGCTCCTGagcaggggaggagctgggggccTGGATGCCTGAGCCACCAAAGTCTCCCCCCAACAGGCCTGACAGGGTTGGGAAGTGACTCAGTCAGGGAAGCAGTGTTAGAGCTGGGTGGGGTACCTAGCACGGGTGTCACCCCAAAAATGTAGGAGGCACTAGAAAATTGGGGTGTCACCTGCAGAGAAGGTGGTGTCATCACCCCACTGGGCATGGGGTGATGGCAGGTGGATCGCCCTGCTAGCCTGGGATCCCAGGTGTCCCCTCCCTGCTTCCAACATATTAGGACCCAAACCTTGGGCTCCCAGCACCACCTAGATGGTTGGGTGTCCTTGTCCCCAGAACTGCTGGCAGCGCTCACTGTCTTGCCTGTGTATGTCAGTCATTGGTCCTGGAGCCAGAATGTCTGGGGGACATCTccccacttccttttttttttttt encodes:
- the CNFN gene encoding cornifelin isoform X2, with translation MQFEMHDNVKGKAMSYPVTSQPQCATTSCYQTQLSDWHTGLTDCCNDMPVCLCGTFAPLCLACRISDDFGECCCAPYLPGGLHSIRTGMRERYHIQGSVGHDWAALTFCLPCALCQMARELKIRE
- the CNFN gene encoding cornifelin isoform X1, translated to MSYPVTSQPQCATTSCYQTQLSDWHTGLTDCCNDMPVCLCGTFAPLCLACRISDDFGECCCAPYLPGGLHSIRTGMRERYHIQGSVGHDWAALTFCLPCALCQMARELKIRE